The following proteins are encoded in a genomic region of Natronorubrum halophilum:
- a CDS encoding ABC transporter permease, whose product MRSNYFVKRVGQAVLTFFATVTLTFVLYQLMPGGPAEALKNVILQQQMGTGNTIDPARVERLVAQYTNIESDAPIYVQYYQYMTSVFLEFDLGESLYEDATVTSLLAERIPWSMLISVYAMVIGYTVSIVLGAVMAFKEKSRFDSVSSVAVIALNSTPYYVAGILLIFFFSIRNKFFPTGGRVGLGVEEGFNLAFMQSIAHHAALPVLSMSILGLGTALTMRGNSVRVLGEDYLRVAELRGLRNSRIATQYVGRNAILPMYTQFMIGIAGVLSSSVIVEEIFSYPGVGLLVYDAIQVRNYPVLMGSLIVFTLVTVVSILIADLTYGFIDPRISSGGNDE is encoded by the coding sequence ATGAGAAGTAATTATTTCGTGAAACGCGTCGGACAGGCAGTGCTGACGTTTTTTGCAACGGTGACACTCACGTTCGTCCTGTATCAGCTGATGCCGGGCGGACCGGCCGAGGCGCTCAAAAATGTCATCTTACAGCAACAGATGGGAACCGGGAACACGATCGATCCGGCGCGAGTCGAACGGTTGGTCGCACAGTATACGAACATCGAGAGCGACGCGCCGATATACGTCCAGTACTACCAGTACATGACCAGCGTCTTCCTCGAGTTCGACCTCGGCGAGTCGCTCTACGAGGACGCCACCGTGACCTCGCTGCTCGCCGAACGGATCCCGTGGTCGATGCTCATCAGCGTCTACGCGATGGTTATCGGATACACGGTGAGCATCGTGCTCGGCGCGGTGATGGCCTTCAAGGAGAAATCCCGATTCGACTCGGTGTCGTCGGTCGCCGTTATCGCGCTCAACTCCACGCCGTACTACGTCGCAGGGATTTTGCTCATCTTCTTTTTCAGCATTCGGAACAAGTTCTTCCCGACAGGCGGTCGGGTGGGACTCGGTGTTGAAGAGGGATTTAACCTGGCGTTCATGCAAAGTATCGCACACCACGCCGCACTACCGGTGCTCTCGATGAGCATCCTCGGACTCGGCACCGCGCTGACGATGCGGGGCAACTCCGTCCGCGTCCTCGGGGAAGACTACCTCCGGGTGGCGGAGCTACGCGGACTCCGAAACTCCCGCATTGCGACCCAGTACGTGGGTCGAAACGCCATCTTGCCGATGTACACCCAGTTCATGATCGGCATCGCCGGCGTGCTCAGCAGCTCCGTCATCGTCGAGGAAATCTTCTCGTACCCGGGCGTCGGACTGTTGGTGTACGATGCCATCCAGGTACGGAACTACCCCGTTCTCATGGGGTCGCTCATCGTCTTCACCCTTGTAACGGTCGTTTCGATCCTGATCGCGGATCTGACGTACGGCTTCATCGATCCCCGGATCTCCTCCGGAGGTAACGATGAGTAA
- a CDS encoding ABC transporter substrate-binding protein — translation MGSSTDSSRFVTAFEGGRPATQVHFNPWNPANYAQTYSIYWLQRTISAHGDGSVSSDFFEELSVDGNEVTVEFPTDWSYWNGDDITAEDYFVAAEIDRYQDPEGSPIEGHELVDEYTVRRIYKDEISPTVAKLNAGYGMEAPKSVFGEYLERYQDASGESAREDVTNDLLQMTISTEEFVDQGLGSTLFKIEDFNSSETLAVKQDDHPWADRTDIEEIRVLPNVESGTQVEQLEKSNDLDMTQYIAESQRSEYPDNLQNIYELSHYNCQKYMLNWNNKHLANRSVRRAIISAIDIPSIVDAATQTGMLATPTQVQTGIRETIEEMYLGEGFTDQLIQYPVEADEETARGHMEDAGYSLEDETWVGPDGDSISFDIITQSAVAQSQPTKVFSDQLNGFGMDTEMEAIGQDYYSKLQEWEFDIAWIWHVALPFWHPSAYFSNNFYGILAGDQGSSNDTGPTGVPFSTEIPEEVGAREVGSNGVEINPAQLMTDLNGASSEEETIELTQQLVQWFNFELPSIVHMQENRGFGGDVENFSFPDPDETRLDRPNPGPWALTSGLISRN, via the coding sequence ATGGGGAGTAGCACGGATAGCTCGAGGTTCGTTACGGCGTTCGAAGGCGGTCGTCCGGCGACGCAGGTACATTTCAACCCCTGGAACCCGGCGAACTACGCGCAAACGTACAGCATCTACTGGCTGCAGCGGACGATCTCGGCACACGGTGACGGGTCGGTCTCATCGGATTTCTTCGAGGAACTCAGCGTCGACGGGAACGAGGTCACGGTCGAGTTCCCGACCGACTGGAGCTACTGGAACGGGGACGACATCACCGCCGAAGACTACTTCGTCGCGGCGGAGATCGATCGGTACCAGGATCCTGAGGGGTCGCCAATCGAAGGGCACGAACTGGTCGACGAGTACACCGTCCGTCGAATCTACAAGGACGAGATCTCGCCGACCGTTGCGAAATTGAACGCGGGCTACGGGATGGAAGCGCCCAAATCCGTCTTTGGCGAGTATCTCGAGCGCTACCAGGACGCCTCCGGCGAGAGCGCCCGCGAGGACGTCACTAACGACCTCCTCCAGATGACCATCTCGACGGAGGAGTTCGTCGACCAGGGTCTCGGGAGCACGCTCTTCAAGATCGAGGACTTCAACTCCTCCGAGACGCTCGCGGTGAAGCAGGACGATCACCCGTGGGCGGACCGGACGGACATCGAGGAGATCCGGGTTCTGCCGAACGTCGAATCCGGGACGCAAGTCGAGCAACTCGAGAAGAGCAATGACCTCGACATGACGCAGTACATCGCCGAAAGCCAGCGTTCGGAGTACCCCGATAACCTCCAGAACATCTACGAGCTGAGCCACTACAACTGCCAGAAGTACATGCTGAACTGGAACAACAAGCACCTCGCGAACCGCTCGGTTCGCCGGGCGATCATCTCCGCGATCGACATTCCCTCGATCGTCGACGCGGCGACGCAGACGGGGATGCTTGCGACGCCGACGCAGGTCCAGACGGGCATCCGAGAGACCATCGAGGAGATGTACCTCGGTGAGGGCTTTACCGATCAGCTCATTCAGTACCCCGTCGAAGCCGACGAAGAAACGGCGCGCGGACACATGGAAGACGCCGGCTATTCCCTGGAGGACGAGACGTGGGTCGGCCCCGACGGCGACAGCATCTCCTTCGACATCATCACGCAGTCCGCCGTCGCACAGTCTCAGCCGACGAAGGTGTTCAGCGACCAACTGAACGGGTTCGGTATGGACACGGAGATGGAGGCGATCGGCCAGGATTACTACTCGAAGCTCCAGGAGTGGGAGTTCGACATCGCCTGGATCTGGCACGTCGCGCTTCCGTTCTGGCACCCGTCGGCGTACTTCTCGAACAACTTCTACGGCATCCTCGCAGGCGACCAGGGCAGCAGCAACGATACCGGGCCGACCGGCGTGCCGTTCTCGACCGAAATTCCCGAGGAAGTCGGCGCACGAGAGGTCGGGAGCAACGGCGTCGAGATCAACCCGGCCCAGCTCATGACCGACCTGAACGGCGCATCGTCCGAGGAGGAGACGATCGAACTGACCCAGCAACTCGTCCAGTGGTTCAACTTCGAACTGCCGTCGATCGTCCACATGCAGGAAAATCGCGGCTTCGGCGGCGACGTCGAGAACTTCAGCTTCCCCGATCCGGACGAGACTCGTCTGGATCGGCCCAACCCTGGACCGTGGGCGCTGACGAGCGGGTTGATTTCGCGCAACTAA